Within Nosocomiicoccus ampullae, the genomic segment CTAAAATAATTTTTTCCATTAGTAATCTCCTTTAAAAGAAAAACATAATAATAATTATAGAAGCTCTGAAATCAATTTTTATACTCCGCTTCTTCTAATATTTTTAATACTTCTTCTCGTCTTGGCATACCACTTTGTGCACCGAATTTTGTCACACTGGATGCTCCTGCTGCGTTAGAGAATTCTAGACTTTCTTTTAAGCTTTTACCGCTTGATAATTCACTTACGAGTGCACCGTTAAAGCAATCTCCAGCCCCTGTCGTGTCAACGACTTCTGCTTTAAAGCTTTTCACTCTTACTTCTTCATTATTTTCATTATAGTAATAACAACCCTCTTTACCGTCTGTGACGATAATCTTATGTTTAAAATCCATAATATTTGGATGATAACTTTCTAGTTGTTGTAACTCTAATCTATTCGGTGTTATATACGTACAAGATTCTAATATGTTGTCAGTAAGTGCCGCAGCAGGTGCAGGATTTACAATAAGTGGAATCTCATTTTCTCTACATAGTGTTGCAAGATAGTCCACTGTT encodes:
- the rbsK gene encoding ribokinase, which codes for MSESKITVVGSLNMDLVVVTDQHPEIGETIIGKDFTTTSGGKGANQAVALRQLGNDVTFIGRVGEDLYGTEIVENFKSRGIKLADETPVENVSTGIACVTVGHKDNSIIIVPGANEYVTPEFLEIHKNEVLNSDYVLTQLEIPIETVDYLATLCRENEIPLIVNPAPAAALTDNILESCTYITPNRLELQQLESYHPNIMDFKHKIIVTDGKEGCYYYNENNEEVRVKSFKAEVVDTTGAGDCFNGALVSELSSGKSLKESLEFSNAAGASSVTKFGAQSGMPRREEVLKILEEAEYKN